In Phragmites australis chromosome 16, lpPhrAust1.1, whole genome shotgun sequence, one DNA window encodes the following:
- the LOC133896352 gene encoding uncharacterized protein LOC133896352, translated as MLPRRQSNFHLREEGGAVHHRGGLVVAAMTSGVRSVRERERERLVVGLQILVHHQHHLHGRHTHAQAANIVFKQMVRPRATVTAASSRHAVSCSFLKACSLCRRELSPNKDVYMYRGDQGFCSEECRWQQILVDEAREREAAVVSKERQRRGQARHHSPHHTPIRGRPPGKTLAVA; from the exons ATGCTCCCAAGAAGGCAGAGCAACTTCCACCTCAGAGAGGAGGGTGGCGCCGTCCACCACCGCGGAGGCCTCGTCGTCGCGGCCATGACAAGCGGCGTCCGGAGCGTgcgcgagcgcgagcgcgagcgcCTCGTCGTGGGGCTCCAGATCCTGGTGCACCACCAGCATCACCTCCACGGCCGGCACACACACGCGCAAGCGGCGAACATAGTCTTCAAGCAGATGGTGAGGCCCCGCGCCACcgtcaccgccgcctcctcgcgcCACGCCGTCTCGTGCAGCTTCCTCAAGGCCTGCTCCCTCTGCAGACGGGAGCTCAGCCCTAACAAGGACGTCTACATGTATAG AGGAGACCAGGGGTTCTGTAGCGAGGAGTGCCGGTGGCAGCAGATCCTGGTGGACGAGGCGCGCGAGCGCGAGGCGGCGGTGGTCAGCAAGGAGCGCCAGCGGCGAGGGCAGGCTCGCCACCACAGCCCCCACCACACGCCCATCCGGGGCAGACCGCCGGGGAAGACGCTTGCCGTAGCCTAG
- the LOC133896351 gene encoding E3 ubiquitin-protein ligase RSL1-like — protein MEGAEPGQQQHACSICMEPMEPSQAHRGGADCAHAFCRACLAGHVRAKVESAGGSGGAVVRCPDASCAGALDPELCRVALPSDVFELWCAALCESLFLGARRTYCPFPDCSEMMVADEGEPEGCVTQSECQVCRRLFCARCGVAPWHAGVTCDEYDKLGEGDRGREDMMLLEMANEKKWKRCPKCQFFVEKVEGCMHMTCRCGFEFCYGCGTNWPGTDHSGCTA, from the exons ATGGAGGGGGCCGAACcggggcagcagcagcacgccTGCAGCATCTGCATGGAGCCCATGGAGCCCTCCCAGGCCCACCGCGGCGGCGCCGACTGCGCGCACGCCTTCTGCCGCGCGTGCCTGGCAGGCCACGTCCGCGCCAAGGTCGAGTCCGCCGGCGGCAGTGGCGGCGCCGTCGTTCGGTGCCCCGACGCGTCCTGCGCCGGGGCGCTCGACCCGGAGCTCTGCCGCGTCGCGCTCCCGTCCGACGTGTTCGAGCTGTGGTGCGCCGCGCTCTGCGAGTCCTTGTTCCTCGGCGCGCGGCGCACCTACTGCCCGTTCCCGGACTGCTCCGAGATGATGGTGGCGGACGAAGGTGAGCCCGAGGGGTGCGTTACGCAGTCGGAGTGCCAGGTGTGCAGGCGGCTCTTCTGCGCGCGGTGCGGCGTGGCGCCGTGGCACGCCGGCGTGACCTGCGACGAGTACGACAAGCTCGGGGAGGGGGACAGGGGCCGGGAGGACATGATGCTGCTCGAGATGGCAAATGAGAAGAAGTGGAAGCGGTGCCCCAAGTGCCAGTTCTTCGTGGAGAAAGTTGAAGGCtgcatgcacatgacatgcag GTGTGGCTTCGAGTTTTGCTACGGGTGTGGCACGAACTGGCCGGGGACGGATCATTCTGGTTGCACAGCGTGA
- the LOC133895698 gene encoding E3 ubiquitin-protein ligase RSL1-like — MAAAEPGQQQHPCSICMEPMAPSKAHRGGAACAHAFCRACLAGHVRAKVESAGGSGGGGAVVRCPDASCAEALDPELCRAALPSDVFERWCAALCESLFLGARRTYCPFPDCSEMMVADDGEDAECCVTQSECQVCRRLFCARCGVPWHAGVTCAEFERLGEGERNREDLLLLEAAREGKWKRCPGCRFYVELSSGCLHITCRCGFEFCYGCGKRWELIHDGCPGA; from the exons ATGGCGGCGGCCGAACcggggcagcagcagcaccccTGCAGCATCTGCATGGAGCCCATGGCGCCCTCCAAGGCCCACCGCGGTGGCGCCGCCTGCGCGCACGCCTTCTGCCGTGCGTGCCTGGCGGGCCACGTCCGCGCCAAGGTCGAGTCCGccggtggcagtggcggcggcggcgccgtcgtGCGGTGCCCCGATGCGTCCTGCGCCGAGGCGCTCGACCCGGAGCTCTGCCGCGCCGCGCTCCCCTCCGACGTGTTCGAGCGGTGGTGCGCCGCGCTCTGCGAGTCCTTGTTCCTCGGCGCACGGCGCACCTACTGCCCGTTCCCGGACTGCTCCGAGATGATGGTGGCGGACGACGGCGAGGACGCTGAGTGTTGCGTTACGCAGTCGGAGTGCCAGGTGTGCAGGCGGCTGTTCTGCGCGCGGTGCGGGGTGCCGTGGCACGCCGGCGTGACCTGCGCCGAGTTCGAACGGCTCGGCGAGGGGGAGCGAAACCGGGAGGATCTGTTGCTGctggaggccgcccgggagggaaaGTGGAAGCGCTGCCCGGGCTGCAGGTTCTACGTCGAGCTGTCCAGTGGCTGTCTGCACATTACCTGCAG GTGTGGATTTGAGTTCTGCTATGGATGCGGTAAGCGATGGGAGCTAATACATGACGGCTGTCCTGGGGCATGA